TCAACCGAATTGTCGGTTTACTATAATTCATTTTATCACTTCGTTTTTTGCGTTTTTAAAGGCTTGTATGCGAATACGTTTATCAGTTaagcaaaataaaacatattgtaaGGTAATAGTTTGACTCCAGAAAttctaaaataagaaaatataattaaagaataaaaacgCTTCCTGCAGATGTTAAAAACGACATTAGTCTCTCGATaacagtataaaatatttttttaaatttgacttaatatttgtttcaatttttcaaattcttGCATTTAAACCAAACACTGCAATACTGGtgacatttcaatattttttcacacattgttaaatattttcaaCCAGAATTTACTGTGATTTCTTTATTTGACTAGGCTGTGGCTAATCTATGTGTTAAATCAGATTTAGGTAGACTTTAAATTaatatgttaaattttttttttacatgtttattatatCATATTGACATTACATCTGACaatatttttgacattaaattAGGGATTACATCTGATAGTATTCCTAGATGTCAATGTTTAAATCTAAACGTGTGTTTCTCTGTATAACGTGGTATCACTTTCTGGaaattaattattaataattatATGTATGATGTTAcgatatcaattttatttatgtaatggTATTATAAGAAAAACATGTTGCTATGACATATTTCACATACCGATATAAGCTGccactagtattttttttttttggtctaaaaCCCTGaactattttgttgttgaattttttgaatttatCAAAAACATGCTTTGGTTAAACtgttaaaaaaagataacaattatAGAAAAATTTCAAAGTGTTTTAACGAAATGACATTCTATTTGACAATGAAGAACATCAGCAGTCGTAATAGAATGGTTACAGTTGAAACGTTATTTGTTTTATGTTCTGTATTTTTTAAATGGTTTTGCAATTTTGCACGAGGTGTCTGTTCTCTGTCAGATATTGTTTTACATGTAAAGTTGGCTAGGCGAAACATTATTTCAAAGCTGTAATCAATTAATCGGGGTTATAAGTACAATGCTTGTATAATATAAATTATGAGCACTAAGAACAGGAAATTAAAATAAGATTTAACCAGCtaagagaaaagaaaagaaaaaaacctgTGATATGTATGTGTCCTAAATCAGGAGCCTTTTATTTAGTGATTGTCGCTGGttgttgtctgttatatttgtttgctGTCTTTTATCGTACGTGAGGCCGATGGAATTCACCTCATGACGGTACCTTGTATATCTTACTATAGGGTATGTCTATTTCTGATTGGAATACCCCTTACGTGAcctaaagtttcttacaattaTATCACTTGGTGTTTGTTTGAGAATTGTCTagttggtaatcataccacatctcattattttatttttacattgtacAGTTAAATTATAACTCGGGGGCCAGAAATACAACATCCAGTAGACAATTAGATTTATTCACAACTTTTGTAGACTCAAGACGATACTCTAGACGATACAGCTTAACAAATTAACAAGAGAACTTTGGCTTGTGGGCAATTACATgaattgtaataataaaaagaaacgaAACAAGAGTACAAAACCACTTAAACTGAAATGTACAAATCATAACCGTATAAGCATAAAACACTCAAAATGAATTGAAAGTAGTATGAAGCAATAATGTGTCCAaagaacacggatgccccactcgcacttgttataattttccatgtttaaTGGACCATGACATTGAGTAAAaaatcttatttggcattaaaatcagaaagatcgaTACCATAGGAaacatgtctactaagtttcaagttgattggacattagcttcatcaaaaactacgttgacaaaaaactttaacctgaaactcgcactttcatcttcagtgttcagtggaccgtgaaattggggtcaacagTCTGATTTGCCTATAAAAtaggaaagatcatatcataaggaacatgtgtactaagtgtcaactttattggacttcagcttcatcaacaactacattgaccaaaatctttaaccggaagcgggacagacggacaaacgaaagGACAGATGAACGGTAcaacaaacgaacggacggacagacgaacgaacagaaggacgcacagaccagaaaacaaaaatgcccctctactatcgtaggtgtatcgtaggtggggcataaaaatctgaaAGAATCCATTGACATCAGTAATTATATTTGCAGACAATCCGAAAATCTTAGACTTGCTGTTATTTCAACTCGAACGTTAAGATTAAGTCATAACCGAATaaacttcaaaaatgaaaataaaaataaaaaaactataatTTTACATGTTCTCTTATCTgagataaactgaaaaaaatatatatagttgttgCTTCTAAACTTTCCTTTGCAATGTTAATTTTAATGTTTGGCACGTGTTCAGAGGTGCTATTGATTAAAAGCTGAACGCAGTAATCATCTAAATACTGttaatgattaaaataagaataaaacgGCATTATCTTGTACGATTCAATCTTAAGGACCAAGGAGAATATATTATATAACAAGGTTATTGTCGTAGAATAAGTTAATATGATATTGTTGTGCCATAAATTTTAGTTCGTTTATTCCTTTCTGTTGACTGTGAACGATTCGAATCGTGGAATACAAACGGGGGTTAACTACTTAGTTTTgaaagaaattttatatttttatttactttgatCTGAAAATCAACTTCCCAGTAACCGGATTGTCAAAGAAAGGCAGAAGTTatcaaactcataattaaaaagaaaacaaaaacaacaaaacacataaaaatttCACAAAGCACACCAATGAAAACTTAAGACGGAACCCAACCGAAACCGGTGGTTATAACAGGTGCTCTGGAAAAGTAAACATATCCTGAACCACATTGTTACATCGTCGTGTTGCTCTGGTAAAGTAAGCATATCCTGAACCACATTGTTACACCGTCGTGTTGCTCTGGTAAAGTAAGCATATCCTGAACCACATTGTTacaccgtcgtgttgctcatctAAGTACATATTCAGTGAAAAGTCTAATTCGGAAATGTCAACGTCTCGGGACAGAGGACCTGATTATTGTTACGACAATTAGAACAAATCCGTCGTGATCTCTGAAACAGATATTCTATGAAATTgcggtcaaaagtctaatttgactgtaaaataagaaagatcatatcacaaggaacatgtgtactaagattcaagttgattggacttctatgATAACGGGCAACAGCGAAGGAAAAACCATGATAGCACTAATAGGAAAAACATGAAAGGAAAATAgctttaactgaaaaaaaaataattatacacCAAATTCTTTAACAATTGGTTTGACTTATTTAATTACTGTAAAAAATTGGAACTTATAGACATATAAGACTATAAGATAAACATagctaaaaaaattaataataaagcTTTAACATCTCACTTATTGTACAGGTACTTCATGTTTCTGTGTTGATTGTTTATCAAACACATGATCGGGAAACTCAGGCACCAAAACACGGATGGTTATAACAAGCCAAGGTTTTCGATCATCAATTAtcatttaaagttaaaataactttttaccggatttgttattacataagcaacatgatggatgcaacatgtggagcaggatctgtgtacccttccggagcacctgagatcacccctagtttttggtggggttcgtgttgtttattctttagttttctatgttgtgtcatgtgtactattgtttgtctgcttgtccttttcatttttagccatggcgttgtcagtttattttcgatttatgagtttgattgtccctctggtatctttcgtccctcttttaaaataatctttttcaATAATTAATTGTACATAATGGATTcgttataaagaaaagaaaaaacgtGCACAGAGCACTAAGTAAAAATGCATCTCTTTGTTCAACAATTTCCTTAACAATATATTCACCAGAAACTTGTCTGATGTGAGTTTAACTGCCAGTTATATCTTAAACAATAATAACAGTAGTAGAATCAGTTATATTTGATAGTAATTATAATAATGAtgatagttttattttgttttagtatGTAGCTGAGCTTAACCACTTAACAGCTGTTTACTGTACACATGTTGTGTGTTTAGGAGGATCTCAGGACTCTGATGATTTGAGGGAGGAGTTAAAAAGGATGCGAATACAGGCAATCGAGCTTGCTCGTACCAATCGTTTGAAACTTGTACCAACCCTCAGAAAGTAAGTTCATAAAAGGAGAcgtgaaaataaaaaagacaacatgaacgtaaacaatgtttttttttttttaactttttagctacatgaatggttttacaaaataagaaaaaaatgtcttaGAGTGTTACAACACGAGTTTTGATAATATAAtaacataatttataaatttgaaatttattgatgTAGTATTTCAATCTCTAATTGTATTTAATATGTATATTTTGAAATAGTTCCATGTTAAAAGGGAAAAtgaacatgtcacaaaataactaaatttaTTAACTCGACATTCCTccccacatccttgttatcattAATTTTAATGATCCATCTTCTAGAATTCCCCAACTTACATTATTACTACTTTTAAAACCTTTTTGTAAAATGTAACGTTCCCTCCACAGacagaaaaagtaaaatcccaaaaatactgaattccgaggaaaattcaaaacggaaagtccctaatcaaatggcaaaatcaaatgataaaacacatcaaacgaatggacaacaattgtcatgttctggacttggtacaggcattttcaaatgtagaaaatggtggattggacctggttttatagcgttaaacctctcacttatacgacagtcgcatcaaatatTCCAATTTATTGACAACGATACGggaacaaaatgttacaaataggGATACAacaacaacatgaaccccaccaaaaactgggggtgatttcaggtgttCCGGAAGTGTAGCATACCCTGCTCTGCATGTggcccgtcgtgttgttcatgttattacaaagcaGATAAATAATCCAATTCAGTAAAGGGAACGGGATTATATTTACGGTATAAgggacatatccgatataatctgTATAACGGATAtttcataacagtcaaccaactcgtgatggcgaccgtaaaacttacgaagtgatgatttcaacttcacccatttggaactcttgctttaaaaatgaaaagatcTCAGttgtgaagctgaaatcatctcttttgtagcaaagttttgttttcaaccgacactcatagtcaatttctaaaTATAAGTCATTATCAAATGacaacatcaaaagctcaaacacatgaaacgaatagATAATATATTGTCATACATGCGTCATTTGTAGAAATTCTTTTTATCTTATAAACTCTCTATGCATTTTCATGTGAattctttttgtattttctagtaatctttttgtgtttttttttctagtaaaCTTTTGTGTCCAGAGGATGTGAAGGACTtagaaaagatatataatatGTTCTCAGCCTGTCTGGAATATTTTGAAATTCAGCTTTTGAAAACTTTATTTGTTCAACGAGAATTTCCTCTGCACTCAGGTAAACCTATCATTGAGGTTGCTTTCACTGAtgcaaatttacaaaaaaagaactTATCAAAACTCAGTGTCGGCATATCAAAATTAAtaagattttattgttttatacatagGAATCTTTTTAAACTGCTCGATAGCTTAGAGGATAATGCTTAAAACGCTTTAAAACCGCAACGTTAGTCCAAATTAACGTCTCCGTTGTTTCTTAACTCTACGCGTTTCTTTGAAAAATAgaacattgatatatatattaataccCCTTAAAATCGCCGAAGGAAAACAACAAATCATTTATGAAGAACAAATTGATATGGTCTAATGTGATGATCAGGGTTTAAGTTACTAGAAATAACCATATAACATTAGAACGGATACGGATGCGAAGGAAAGGTGAACAATCCTAGTTACtggaaataatcaaataaaatagtaatGGACACCGATGATAGAGAGGAGTAAACATTCTGTATCAAATTGTTACACCATGATAACTATAATTCATCTTAATATAATCACACGTGAGCAAATGAGACAAACATAAAACAGTTCTAGACACACATATTCCGCAATGTTAGGATAACCATGATATATTCAACCTAACTTCAAGTTCAAcgtatacatgtacttgtcaGTAGCAACATAGATACTAtggtaaatataataaaatgaagcaattatattgtattttcaattgtattttcAGATGTGAAAATACTTATAAACACTGGATGGGCCGAACCTTTTAGTATATGCAAGAAACACACCGTAACCTTGGAAAGTTTAGATAATACTCAATGTGAAAAGAAACTAGCCGAAACAGAGGAAATCAAAATATTAGAAAAGTAGGTCGCAATATTTTAGTATGATAACCAATGTAACAGTTAGCTGTAAATGTCTCTTTAGTaacattctttgtttttttcGATACCAACTACATTAAACGAGTTTGatcatcaaaaagtaaaattgaatagacagataaaatatATTGGTCATCGAGAAATGGATAACACTAAGTTTTAATTGATATTGTGAATCGAGATTAAAACCTACTGACATGTTTTTCTTATTACTTCATTGTCAACTTCGGGACATATAAATGGTGGGTATGGCATAATAATCTAGACAGCTCAGGTGTACTAAACAATTGCAAAACTTCAATTTATATTTCGTTGCTCGCGAGTGCAACATCATTGATAACCATTCTGTATTTCTAGCATCTGGCAGTGCCGAGAggctattcttttgaataaaacatagaaaagaaTAATAACGACTTGAAGTATATATCGATCAACATTATGATATTGTCTTTCCTTTAAGTTCAAAGCTTTTATTTGGAGGACTCTGCAAACACAATATTTTAGCATGTGCAATATTTATTGGATTTTGTGTCTAATTTgaaagtttttattatatataagtaTGGTTTTATTGGAAATTCGATCCGTATTTAAACAAATTAGTTTGCGAACATTTATTGTAATTCCTATGTTCTATGTATCGGTCGAACGTAATGTGAAGTTTATAGACGTCAAGCAAATGCACTTTGATTTACAATGCAACATGTTTGACTAAAACTTGGCAAAATAAATTTCCACTGTTGTTTATGAGAGTAAATTAGTATTCAGAAATACAAAGAATGACAAGGAACGACAAAACAGCTATAACTTATCGGGTACAATAACAATTTATTACGTCAAAATATTGATCTGAATATTTAACAACACATATAAATTGACTCAAAACAGCAGGTTGTTCCATGAAATAATAAAACTTTATGACAATGCTTTTTTTCTGCCAGTTTATTCCACACAGATTGATTCTATTGACACGCGTGTTGCGAGGTGAAAGTTACAATGTATTGTTCAGAGAATGAAGTActtaacaaaaattgaaagaaaagtttttaatttcatgATCTGTGAACATTTTCGCTATATATTTCTGTGAATGAATTAAAAGTTCTTATTGAAccaacaaaaatatcaaaatagggCGTTAAATGGTCAAACAAATTATCGATGCAGGTTTACAGTTGCAGATCTTCAAATTCGTACATGGAAGGgtcattattttcaataaatagaACACAAAACCATTTTGTTAAGATTGATTACAAATCATTTATCACAATACTATTGTTATGAAACGTTTTGCAAGATAAACATTCACTCCTAAAAGCAATTCTCCTGATTTTTTCAgagatataagtgatttgcaagAACTtctatacaatataaataatctGATTGCCGTCCAACCTTGGGAAGTAGACCCGGATGTCGGAACTGGTGCGACAGGTAAGTCCTTCAGATTCTATGTATAGTATTCAAAGTCATTAAATGTGTAGAGGTTTCATAAATTTCACTTAATATTTGGAGGAGCTACTTAATAAGCAAATAACAGTATCATAAGGACAAACTCAATCATGTTATGACAATAACAGTTAGGATTAGAATATGCTCAACTGTACGCTCAATCATGTTATGACAATAAAGTTAGGATTAGAATATGCTCAACTCCACGCTCAATCATGTTATGTCAATAACAGTTAGGATTAGAAGATTCTAAACTCCACGCTGAAAACACAGTTGTTTAccattcgtttgatctgtttCAGCTTTTGACTTTGACATTTGACATTtaaagaatgaatgaatgaattctttatttgcaaagcAGTAGTTACATGCTATAGCAacacaaacatatttacattgtgacacacaataaacaacagagaacaatataataagatattacaatagaaaaattatcaaCTTATTAGATGTGATCTAATCTTCCAGGCAGATTTcaaataattacataattttCCAACTAAAGATCTAGATTTTGTTTGATACAGATACATAAGTTTTGTCACATTTGGCCACGAACAGTAATAATTTGGTAAAAACTGCAGCCGTACATGTCTATACACAGGACACACTAAcgtaaaatggtattcatcttcaacaCTTTTCATATTACAGCAAGTACATAATCTGTTTTCTCTTAGTATATTTGTATAACGCCCCACCTCAACATTTAACTTCATAGTACCACTACGTAGCTTTGTGAAAAAATGTGAATTATAGTTAAAATCTACGTAATCTTCAAAACcaaaaatctaattttaaaattCTGTACATAGTAAGTTTCTCACAATCCTGTATAGATGCAGACCAGCTTTGAATATATTGATCTTTTAACCTAGTTTTTATTACATCTAATGATATATTTATACCAGACTGCTGGTACCATACAAAGTTTAAACCAATACTAAACAATAGGTCACGAACATTAGAAACCCAATTAGTTTTACCAGTATTTGCATCTCTGagtaacaatatataaatatcataCACAATAAGTGGtttatgagttacaatttttaaccagtattttaaaactttttgttttcTAATTACATTTATTGGCAAACGCCCTAGTTCGccatataaaaatacatttgtcgTACTTTTACCCAGTTTCAAAATAGATCGACAAAACGGGTATGGATAATTTCAACATCATTTCCACGATGGAAACCCCAAATTTCCGAAGCATAATTTATCACAGACGCAACCATACTATCGAACAAATCACATTTCTTTTTCTTCGTCAAGTATAAACCCTTTGTAGAATTATTCAGAGCTGCCAAAGATCGTGAACCTTGTAAGGCTAATCGCTTctgtgtttttaaaaattttccatTACAGTGTATCAGCATACCAAGATATATATACGAATCGACAATTTCTAGTTCTTCGTTGTTGTGGAAAAATTTTGCAGTTACGGGTTGCCAGCCATTTTTGAATACAACAACTTTCGTTTTGTTAATATTCACTTCTATATTccatttattacaataaataagTAGTTTATCAAGTAGTTCCTGTAGAATTTCCGGAGATTTCCCAAATAATATAGTATCGTCTGCAAATAGTATTAAGTATATCAGAACTTCATTAGTATTAACTATGTCAGCTGAAGGACTAATATTCATGTCTTCAATcaagtcatttataaaaaataaaaacagtagaGGTGATAAGGGCTCCCCTTGTTTTACACCAAGAAAATTTTCGAATGAGTCGGACAGTAAATCGGCAGTTTTGACACGCATTTTTACAGATGAATATACTGATCTAACCATAGTTACAAACTTTGAGCTGACACCACTCTGTAATAGTTTATAAATGAGAATCCTCCTGCTAATTTTGTCGAACGCTTTACGGAAATCCACAAACGAAcaataaagtttttgtttattttgaagtgTTTGCGAAATTattccaaataaaataaatatagcgTCTACAGTTGACTTGCCGGGTCTAAATCCAAATTGGTTATCGATCAATATGTCTTCTTCTTCGGACCAACTGAGTAAACGATTTGTCAAAATAGTTGTATAAAGCTTCGATAAAACACTGATCAATACAATCGGACGATAATTATTAGGATCGGATAGATCACCACTCTTTGGGACAGCAACTACTAGACATTCTGACCATGAATCTGGGTATATTCccgaactataaatgtaattaaatagaGTCTTCAATATTGGCGCAAATACGTCAGTACAGGCAGAAAACATTTCACTTATTAGTCCATCGTCACCTGAACTTTTACCggacttcattttttttattgatgctACTACTTCGTCTTCAGTTATATCAGAGTCTAATTGTGTAACATTTATATCGCCAAATACCGTATTGTCTATGAGATTACGAACTTCTTCACATAGATCCTGCGAATTATCTCCTAGTATTGACTCAAAATGTTTCATCATGGTTTCGTTATCAATTTTACACTTGTTGTTCACTTTTCGTTTTAACGACGACCAGAACTTTCGCGGTTCGGTACTAGCTAAGTCGCAGAGTTCGATACCTTTTTGACGTTTGTATTTAAATTGTGCTTTTCGTTTCATTTCATTATAGTTGTTTCGTGAAATAACGTATGCCTTTCGGTTGACGTCTGACGGGTGATGTTGGAAAAAGTTTCTAGCCACATGAAAATCTTTACGTGCAATTGCACAATTGTTATCAAACCACTCGTTGTTCGGCCTAACTTTAATTTCATCTTGGTGTATTAACAAGGATCTACCAAAAACTTTATGAGCACTATCAAATAAGATCTTTGTAAATTCCTTAACAGCATGATTTAAGCTATTTGTATTGGTAATGTTATTCACTAAAgacaataaattattttgatcTTGTTGTATAATATCTATATATTCATTAGATCTTTTTATATCCCACTTTATGTAATTGTGAATCTTTGGAAACGATAACTCCGGTCTGAAATTTCGGAATTCAAGTTCAAATAATAATGGTGCGTGATCAGAAAATTCGTTGAAATTCAACACATCAAAATTCTTAATAAGTTTATAATCGCTAGGTGAAACAAGTAGGTAGTCGTTGACACTCCTGCCATTCATTGTACAGAATGTAAATTTTCCAACACGATTTCCTAGTCTTCCATTAGCAATAGTAAGGTCAGTATTATAAGATAACTGTAAAAGTTTTCGACCAAATGCGTTAACGGTTTTGTCTACGGAGTGCCTTTTCGGAACAATCGGGGTTTCCACGTGGTCTACACTTTCTAAATACAGATCTAAGTTATCATttgataaaacatcatcaatttCACCAATACGACTATTTAGGTCGCCACACACTAAAAATGAACCTTTTTCTTTATACTCTAAACAAACACGTTCTATAATATCATAAAAATCAACATCacatttgttataaaagtttgatttttcatgtggaatataagaaaaacatatgTAGATATCATTTGCAGTATTGAAAAATTCATGATTTAGTTTAATTATAACAATACCACAGTCTATCTCTCTATCTATAGAAATACCATCTGATaactttgttttacaaaaaatcgCTAATCCACCTTCACTTCGAGTACCAATTTTAACATTTCTATTTAAACATATAAGTTTCACAAAACCTTCtatttctataatatttttcTCTTGTAACCAAGTttcacataaaaacaaaatttcgtaagtatttacaaaattcaaaaaacCATTGTCTTCATAACAAGAATTTAAACCATGTACATTCcaacttaaacattttaaattgttcaattgttCCCTGTGCTGCCCCTATGGGACATACTCTTTACCACCCACAAAAAGTTTGTCCTTCACAAAATATGCCTTGATATCCCTGGAGCGCAGTTCCTTCAGTAGTGGTAATTTTTCTTTTCTACGTTTTTGTATTTCCAATGGTAATTGTTCAGAAATTCCAAAAGGTGAATCTTTCAAATTCTTTGAACTTTTCTTTACAAGATCCCGCATCTCAAAATTTGCAAACTTTACCAGGATTGGTCTCTTTTTTCAGCTTTTTTTCCCAATCTGAACGAATCAAGTATTGTAATTTTATCTGCAgggttttcattttttaagtatTTACCACAAAATTCCAAAACCCTTCCGAACACAGGTCTGTTTCATTTCCcggaatattgtaaaatataagattatttCTCATCGAACTCATATGGACATCAGTTAACTCATTTTGTAACCTGTCATTTTCCTTTTTTACTTGGTCGATTGTTTTGCTCAACTTTTCATCATTCACATGGTTGTTTTTTAACTGCTTTGCTAATTTGTCAACTtctgttttaatatttgatataGAGGTTTTTTGCGTTTCAAATTCGTTACTGATATACTGTGTACTGGACTCTATCTGACAAAAACGGTCGTCTGATGCATTTGTTGTGTTTCTAATTTTGTCACTTTTGAATTCAAATGGTCTAACTTATTTTCAAATCTATCTATTCTACTAAATAGTTCGTCTACCCATTGTGGTCTTTGTTGCATAGTGGAAAGCATTTGGGGCGAGACGTGTTGCATAGGCATAGGAATCATTCCAGTGTTTGGCGTTGAACACATCTGTTGACTTTGACTATGACTTGGAAACATATTATTTGGATTAGGGCAGTAAAAGTTAGTGTCTTGTGAAAAGCTAGACTGATTCatattgtttatcatattttcttGCAATAAACTTTTTAAATCGCCGTTATCCAAGTGAGTACTGATTaactgtttgtttacatttgtaatgTCACCTGTTTTATCGCCTTCCTTAGTATATTTTGATTgaggtttactttttttttgtttcgccTTCTTTTTCTTTGGTTTCTTTCCATCGGGATCATTTGTAGCACTATTGTCACTTGTGTTACTTACATTGTTTCTTTTCTTCCCCTTATTGGGCATATTTCacatataaaatcatattttagtcTCTCGACTAAAAACCTCGACTGTCCATTACATGTCACATTTGATAAGGgcctttccgttttaaattttacttGAAGTTCGGTAATTTTTATGTTGAACTTTTTTGTTTGTGGCGACATTCATGCAGCATGTTTAAACCGCTGAATTATTTATCGATTGGTAAgggatcttacaaattaatgtaggatgcagtcacagaaacaatgatatatattcatatatatatataaatgaattttgAGAAGACATCTGTTCGCGCCCTTTTCAGTTTTCATAGCTTCTTCGTACAATGATATAATAATA
The window above is part of the Mytilus galloprovincialis chromosome 4, xbMytGall1.hap1.1, whole genome shotgun sequence genome. Proteins encoded here:
- the LOC143073553 gene encoding regulator of G-protein signaling 9-binding protein-like, translated to MMSSLSRLNGDSPTVQLTSFSQVKTALSEKVDSTTKQECAKYVAELNHLTAVYCTHVVCLGGSQDSDDLREELKRMRIQAIELARTNRLKLVPTLRNKLLCPEDVKDLEKIYNMFSACLEYFEIQLLKTLFVQREFPLHSDVKILINTGWAEPFSICKKHTVTLESLDNTQCEKKLAETEEIKILEKDISDLQELLYNINNLIAVQPWEVDPDVGTGATECSNSDNSSDTSSTSSLNVQRGIRQGYKRKRCVIIITVSCILLISVVITTIVLLQESPFS